One window of the Cryptomeria japonica chromosome 7, Sugi_1.0, whole genome shotgun sequence genome contains the following:
- the LOC131057278 gene encoding ent-copalyl diphosphate synthase 1-like: MGSSAHYRVLDSVLLQKPGKICSLASAAVFKHTTPFGFRRNCCEKKTALLTIAKAAGRVEVVQSTYQINVLPITENVEIEKRPNIELVKEAMGMERSIETIENMFRSIEDGEISISPYDTAWVARVPALDGSAEPQFPSCLQWIIHNQHADGSWGDSQLFHVRDRILNTLGCVIALKTWNVAPDDINKGLRFLQRHIPNINAGDGVYSPIGFEIIFPALIEDAKAMKLDLPYDADHLHKIYDEKALKLKRIPMDILHKSPTTLLHSLEGLRDMVDWDKLRELQSKDGSFLFSPASTACALIQTSDVKCARYLDKVTKKHNGGAPNVYPVDLFEHLWMVDRLQRLGIDRYFVKEITNNLDYVYRYWTNEGIGWARDSSVQDVDDTSMAFRLLRLHGFDVSSEVFSHFKQGDQFICFKGQASQAVTGIYNLYRASQVLFPGEIILQEAQIFSKNFLEDKRAKTQINDKWIISKGLVGEVKYALDFPWYGSQPRIETRMYIEQYGTDDIWIGKSLYRMPFVNNKTYIDLARADFNLCQSIHRKELDAIIRWSVENGFDELGLVQDSIVRLYFLPTVALFEPDMATSRLAWAHSSILMTAVRNLFSLWHSSPHKKRHFVDAFGRWDVTAMHEDIPESAISLLTCLFRIINMLSVDGGVTQGRDISGILKHAWQTWLANEADKGEEGAEVNVVPEAEVIVLSASFLGREVISQDSILEPGFTQTIKLTNTVCSFLRAATTSKEKYLGDRHLSVTPEEDKFKHVKHRADAAMRELVWAVYEGHRGVPNMVKRVCLNVSKSFYYVAHCSNKEMGDHVEMVLMEAVE, encoded by the exons ATGGGTTCTTCTGCGCATTACAGAGTATTGGATTCAGTGCTTCTTCAGAAACCGGGCAAAATCTGTTCATTGGCATCAGCAGCTGTTTTCAAACACACTACTCCATTTGGATTCAGACGAA ATTGTTGCGAAAAGAAAACTGCTCTTCTTACAATTGCAAAAGCAGCAGGTCGAG TTGAAGTTGtacaaagtacatatcaaatcaATGTCCTCCCAATTACTGAAAATGTCGAGATCGAAAAGAGGCCAAACATTGAg CTGGTTAAGGAGGCTATGGGAATGGAAAGGTCTATTGAGACGATAGAAAACATGTTTCGATCAATAGAAGACGGTGAAATTTCCATTTCTCCATATGACACTGCATGGGTGGCACGGGTTCCAGCTTTAGATGGCTCTGCAGAGCCCCAGTTCCCATCTTGTTTGCAATGGATTATCCATAATCAGCATGCAGACGGATCATGGGGAGATTCTCAGCTATTTCATGTTCGGGACAGAATTCTCAACACACTCGGTTGCGTCATTGCTCTTAAAACTTGGAACGTAGCTCCTGACGACATCAACAAAG GATTACGCTTTCTTCAGAGGCATATTCCAAATATAAATGCCGGAGATGGCGTTTACAGTCCGATTGGCTTCGAGATCATCTTTCCTGCTTTGATAGAAGATGCTAAAGCCATGAAGTTAGACCTTCCTTACGATGCGGATCACCTACATAAAATCTACGAcgaaaaggccttgaaattgaaaAG AATACCAATGGACATTCTGCACAAGTCTCCAACGACATTGCTGCATTCTCTTGAAGGGTTGCGTGATATGGTAGATTGGGATAAGCTTCGGGAGTTGCAATCGAAGGACGGATCATTTCTATTCTCGCCAGCTTCTACAGCATGTGCTCTTATACAAACTAGTGATGTTAAATGTGCTCGGTACCTTGACAAAGTAACAAAGAAGCACAATGGAGGAG CGCCCAATGTATATCCTGTGGACTTATTTGAGCATTTGTGGATGGTGGATCGCCTTCAACGCCTTGGGATTGATCGATATTTTGTAAAAGAGATCACAAACAATCTTGACTACGTATATAG ATATTGGACAAATGAAGGTATTGGGTGGGCAAGGGATTCTTCAGTTCAAGATGTAGATGACACGTCCATGGCTTTCAGACTCCTTCGATTACATGGATTTGATGTATCTAGTG AAGTATTTTCTCACTTTAAACAAGGTGATCAGTTCATTTGTTTTAAAGGGCAAGCGAGCCAAGCTGTTACAGGAATATATAACTTATATAGGGCCTCTCAAGTTCTGTTTCCTGGTGAAATTATACTACAAGAGGCCCAAATATTTAGTAAGAATTTCCTAGAGGACAAGAGAGCCAAAACCCAGATCAATGACAAATGGATTATCTCCAAGGGTTTAGTAGGAGAG GTTAAGTACGCCCTTGATTTCCCATGGTATGGCAGTCAACCACGGATTGAGACGAGAATGTACATTGAACAGTACGGGACGGATGATATTTGGATTGGAAAATCACTTTACAG AATGCCGTTTGTGAACAACAAGACGTACATCGACCTTGCTAGGGCGGACTTCAATTTGTGCCAATCTATCCACAGGAAAGAACTAGACGCAATTATTAG ATGGTCCGTAGAAAACGGATTTGACGAGCTGGGTTTAGTGCAAGATTCAATTGTAAGATTATATTTCTTACCTACAGTAGCTCTATTTGAACCAGACATGGCTACTTCTAGGCTTGCATGGGCACACTCTTCCATACTTATGACTGCAGTGAGAAATCTTTTTTCACTGTGGCATTCATCCCCGCATAAGAAACGCCACTTTGTGGACGCGTTTGGGAG ATGGGATGTGACAGCAATGCATGAAGATATTCCAGAATCTGCAATAAGTCTTCTGACATGTTTGTTTCGGATCATTAACATGTTGTCTGTGGATGGTGGTGTGACGCAGGGTCGAGACATCAGCGGGATTCTAAAGCATGCT TGGCAGACGTGGCTGGCAAACGAGGCGGACAAAGGAGAAGAAGGTGCGGAGGTTAACGTCGTTCCAGAAGCTGAGGTCATTGTGTTGTCAGCATCATTCTTGGGTAGAGAAGTAATCTCCCAGGATTCGATCCTCGAACCCGGCTTCACTCAAACAATAAAGTTGACAAACACGGTTTGTTCCTTTCTCCGGGCAGCTACTACCTCCAAG GAGAAGTATTTAGGTGACCGTCATTTGTCGGTTACTCCGGAAGAAGATAAATTCAAACATGTAAAACACAGAGCTGATGCAGCAATGAGAGAACTGGTTTGGGCAGTATATGAGGGACACAGGGGAGTTCCAAATATGGTTAAACGCGTATGTCTGAATGTGAGCAAGAGTTTCTATTATGTCGCACACTGCAGCAATAAGGAGATGGGCGATCACGTGGAGATGGTACTAATGGAGGCTGTGGAGTAA